In the Quercus lobata isolate SW786 chromosome 5, ValleyOak3.0 Primary Assembly, whole genome shotgun sequence genome, one interval contains:
- the LOC115988383 gene encoding pentatricopeptide repeat-containing protein At5g46460, mitochondrial, which translates to MLIFRAISLRKFKFQRASVSRSNFSKCFMGMVNHAQPSTPSYKSLLSHHLKNHRLDEARVLFDQIPVPDVTLFTMMVTGYARNGRLGDALELFYEMPVKDIVCWNSMVKGCLDCGDLDMARKLFDEMPERNVVSWTTMVSGFLQFGRVEVAERLFREMPARDVVAWNSMIYGYCGNGRVEDAMKLFEEMPRRNVISWTSMIGGLDQNGKSDEALFLFGKMVGSGVEPTSTTLVCVLTACANILDFHVGVQIHGQIVKVGYHLDEFISVSLITFYANCKQIENACKIFNERMHKNVVVWTALITGYGSNCKHEDALKVFGDMIKIGVLPNQSSLTSALNSCCGLEALDRGKEIHSTGIKLGFETDVFVGNTLIFMYMKCGNISDGVAIFKHIAEKNIVSWNSIIVGCAQHGYGLWTLTLFSRMIRARVDPDEITFTGLLSACSHSGMLQKGRCFFKYFSRDKSMVKLEHYACMVDVLGRCGKLEEAEELINDMPIKANYTVWLALLSASRMHSNIDVAERAAKHIFDLEPHCSAAYVLLSNLYASANSWGDVSRIRGKMKHSGVVKQAGSSWVTLKGLRHEFLSGDRSHPFSEKIYEKLDWLGGKLKELGYVPDQKFALHDVEVEQKEEALSYHSERLAIGFGLINTVEGSTITVMKNLRVCGDCHSAIKLIAKIVGREIIVRDSSRFHHFRNGNCSCGDYW; encoded by the coding sequence ATGTTAATATTTCGCGCAATTTCTCTTcgaaaattcaagtttcaacgTGCTTCTGTTTCACGCTCTAATTTTTCCAAATGCTTCATGGGTATGGTGAATCACGCACAGCCCAGCACTCCCTCTTATAAGTCATTGCTCTCCCATCACCTAAAGAACCACAGATTAGACGAAGCTCGTGTGCTTTTCGATCAAATCCCGGTTCCGGATGTGACTCTGTTTACCATGATGGTTACGGGTTATGCGCGAAACGGTAGACTTGGCGATGCCTTGGAACTGTTCTATGAAATGCCCGTTAAAGATATAGTTTGCTGGAATTCGATGGTGAAAGGGTGTTTGGATTGTGGGGATTTGGATATGGCTCGGAAGCTGTTCGACGAAATGCCTGAGAGAAATGTTGTTTCTTGGACCACGATGGTTAGTGGGTTCTTGCAGTTTGGGAGAGTTGAGGTGGCTGAGCGCTTGTTTCGGGAGATGCCGGCGAGGGATGTGGTGGCGTGGAATTCGATGATTTATGGGTATTGTGGGAATGGTAGAGTTGAAGATGCGATGAAGTTGTTTGAGGAGATGCCTCGTCGGAATGTGATTTCGTGGACTTCGATGATTGGTGGGCTTGACCAGAATGGGAAGAGCGATGAggctttgtttctttttgggAAGATGGTGGGTTCTGGTGTGGAGCCCACTTCAACCACATTGGTTTGTGTATTGACAGCCTGTGCaaatatattagattttcaTGTAGGTGTTCAGATTCATGGACAGATAGTTAAAGTGGGGTACCATTTGGATGAATTTATATCTGTGTCACTTATAACGTTTTATGCAAATTGCAAGCAAATAGAGAATGCTTGCAAGATTTTCAATGAGAGAATGCATAAAAATGTAGTAGTATGGACAGCTCTAATAACGGGATATGGTTCAAATTGTAAGCATGAGGATGCATTGAAGGTTTTTGGGGATATGATAAAGATAGGCGTCCTGCCAAATCAGTCTTCTTTGACTAGTGCTTTAAATTCATGTTGTGGATTAGAGGCTCTAGATAGGGGCAAAGAGATCCATTCTACAGGTATTAAGTTAGGTTTCGAAACCGATGTCTTTGTGGGTAATACTCTTATTTTCATGTATATGAAATGTGGAAATATAAGTGATGGCGTAGCTATATTCAAACATATTGCTGAGAAGAATATTGTTTCATGGAACTCTATCATTGTTGGATGTGCACAACACGGGTATGGCTTGTGGACTTTGACTCTGTTTAGCAGAATGATACGTGCAAGGGTAGATCCAGATGAAATCACATTTACTGGGTTGCTTTCTGCTTGTAGCCATTCTGGGATGTTACAAAAAGGGAGAtgcttttttaaatatttcagtCGAGATAAATCCATGGTGAAGCTTGAGCACTATGCATGTATGGTTGATGTTTTAGGTCGATGTGGCAAGTTGGAAGAAGCAGAAGAACTAATAAATGACATGCCCATAAAAGCAAATTACACAGTATGGCTAGCTTTGCTTAGTGCTTCTAGGATGCACTCAAACATAGATGTGGCTGAAAGAGCTGCAAAGCACATTTTTGATTTAGAGCCACATTGCAGTGCAGCTTATGTTTTATtatctaatttatatgcttcTGCAAATAGTTGGGGTGATGTCTCTAGGATACGGGGGAAGATGAAACATAGTGGAGTTGTTAAACAAGCAGGATCCAGTTGGGTTACTCTAAAGGGACTGAGGCATGAATTTCTTTCTGGAGATAGGTCCCACCCCTTCagtgaaaaaatatatgaaaaactgGACTGGTTGGGAGGAAAGCTGAAGGAATTGGGATATGTTCCTGATCAGAAGTTTGCCTTGCATGATGTTGAGGTTGAACAAAAGGAAGAGGCATTATCTTATCATAGTGAGAGGCTTGCTATTGGATTTGGGTTAATTAATACTGTGGAGGGGAGTACAATAACAGTAATGAAGAATCTTCGTGTATGCGGCGATTGCCATTCTGCCATTAAGCTTATAGCAAAGATTGTTGGGCGGGAGATCATTGTAAGAGATTCTAGCCGCTTTCATCACTTCAGGAATGGAAACTGTTCCTGTGGGGATTATTGGTAG